From a single Lewinella sp. LCG006 genomic region:
- a CDS encoding RimK family alpha-L-glutamate ligase: MIKAQYRVLVLTDHRGHSTENSIYALLRQMLNHPRCAEIDIATRAWAGNDSFFTAQNGEQLQVAAVTPDFAYTDEGDYLTQGLRVVDPKDYDLIFLRLPRPISDEFLMWLATLLDGKAIVNHPRGIVETSTKQFLLNFPEVCPNMQLCRSMEEVLDFAAKFPIVLKPLREYGGRGLLKIDGTTLDDGTSLHNTVTYLKGIEDILETEGMLGMKFLKNVNQGDKRILVAGGQIMAASLRLPAPDSWLCNVAQGGTSVPATPTSDEEAIIAHINPKLQQAGILIYGADTLMDDDGKRVLSEINTLSIGGFPQAEQQTGRPVLQPTIDKIFIYADTHYAG; this comes from the coding sequence ATGATAAAGGCACAGTATAGGGTACTAGTCCTGACGGATCACCGGGGGCATAGCACCGAAAATTCTATTTATGCATTGCTAAGGCAAATGCTCAACCATCCACGCTGCGCGGAGATTGACATCGCAACCAGAGCCTGGGCGGGTAATGATTCCTTTTTTACCGCGCAAAATGGTGAACAATTGCAGGTAGCTGCGGTTACCCCGGATTTTGCCTACACCGATGAGGGGGACTATCTTACCCAAGGCCTACGAGTGGTGGACCCTAAGGATTATGACCTCATTTTTCTGCGCTTACCTCGGCCCATTAGTGATGAATTCCTAATGTGGTTAGCCACTTTATTGGATGGGAAAGCCATCGTCAACCACCCCCGGGGGATTGTGGAAACCAGTACCAAGCAATTTCTGTTAAATTTTCCCGAGGTTTGCCCGAATATGCAATTATGCCGATCTATGGAGGAGGTGCTGGATTTTGCCGCTAAATTCCCAATTGTATTGAAACCTCTTCGAGAATATGGAGGCCGCGGCCTGCTCAAAATTGATGGAACCACATTGGATGATGGGACGAGCTTGCACAATACCGTTACTTACCTCAAGGGGATTGAGGATATTCTAGAAACAGAGGGTATGTTGGGCATGAAGTTCTTGAAAAATGTCAACCAGGGTGATAAACGAATTCTGGTCGCAGGAGGGCAAATTATGGCAGCTTCGCTCCGCTTACCTGCGCCCGATTCCTGGCTGTGCAATGTAGCACAGGGAGGAACCTCAGTACCTGCCACGCCAACCTCCGATGAGGAAGCGATTATTGCTCATATAAATCCTAAACTCCAACAAGCAGGTATCCTCATCTACGGAGCCGACACCTTGATGGATGATGATGGTAAACGCGTGCTTTCAGAAATCAATACCCTGAGTATAGGAGGCTTTCCTCAAGCTGAACAACAAACGGGACGCCCCGTTCTTCAACCAACAATTGATAAAATTTTTATTTATGCTGATACCCACTACGCAGGATAG
- a CDS encoding succinylglutamate desuccinylase/aspartoacylase family protein yields the protein MLIPTTQDSLPMILDFNLKDTPRGTKRNYWLKIISDGFSNPICIPVMVARGIEDGPVLGLTAAIHGNELNGIPVIQRLFNEVEVEELKGTIVGVPVVNVPSFVRRSRRFSDGVDLNHIMPGKDGGNVSQVYAFRFIDRLVKHFDYLLDLHTASQGRVNSYYIRANMDHPVVKELALLQNADIIVHNPASDGTLRGAMAERGIPAITLEVGNPNTFQKRLIRSGITGIHNVLCHLKMVDDEIEAPAKPTVLCNSSFWIYTDVGGLLTVWVDLREEIKKGQLIATIRDIFGTKIKDYHAPADGIVIGKSVSPVNQTGGRILHLGIYK from the coding sequence ATGCTGATACCCACTACGCAGGATAGCCTGCCGATGATTTTGGATTTTAATCTGAAAGATACTCCCCGGGGTACCAAGCGCAATTACTGGCTGAAAATCATTTCTGATGGGTTTTCCAACCCTATTTGTATTCCCGTAATGGTTGCTCGCGGGATAGAGGATGGCCCAGTACTCGGGCTTACTGCTGCTATTCATGGCAATGAATTGAATGGTATCCCGGTCATCCAACGGCTATTTAATGAAGTAGAAGTAGAAGAACTCAAAGGTACCATCGTAGGCGTACCCGTAGTGAATGTGCCTTCTTTTGTCCGCCGGAGCCGCCGGTTCAGTGATGGGGTTGACCTCAATCACATCATGCCAGGTAAAGATGGTGGGAATGTAAGCCAGGTGTATGCCTTCCGTTTTATTGATCGCTTGGTAAAACATTTCGATTATTTACTCGATTTACATACTGCAAGCCAGGGAAGAGTCAATTCTTATTATATTCGTGCCAATATGGATCATCCAGTGGTGAAGGAGTTGGCATTGTTGCAAAATGCTGATATTATTGTGCATAATCCCGCTTCGGATGGTACCTTGCGTGGCGCAATGGCTGAAAGAGGTATTCCTGCTATTACACTGGAAGTGGGTAATCCCAATACTTTTCAGAAACGCTTGATTCGCAGCGGTATTACGGGCATTCACAATGTTCTTTGCCACCTGAAGATGGTCGATGATGAGATAGAAGCACCCGCTAAACCTACCGTTTTGTGCAATTCATCCTTTTGGATTTATACCGATGTAGGGGGATTGCTCACTGTTTGGGTAGATTTGCGGGAAGAAATCAAGAAAGGGCAGCTAATTGCAACAATTAGAGATATATTTGGCACCAAAATCAAAGATTATCACGCACCAGCAGATGGTATCGTTATTGGCAAAAGCGTAAGCCCGGTCAATCAAACAGGAGGACGTATTTTACACCTTGGAATTTATAAATAA